A genomic window from Osmia bicornis bicornis chromosome 6, iOsmBic2.1, whole genome shotgun sequence includes:
- the LOC114871677 gene encoding LOW QUALITY PROTEIN: sorting nexin-17 (The sequence of the model RefSeq protein was modified relative to this genomic sequence to represent the inferred CDS: inserted 1 base in 1 codon), with protein MHFSIPDTQEFIDTAGNTYVGYNIHINGLFHCTVRYKQLHSLHEQLTKDLNISLPSFPPKKFFPLTTNQQEERRFSLEKYIQSIGQNAVVNNSGMLNGFXLNAQQETVGGPCNDEVMDIFLINGSKIIVNVSTGDHSSNVLRKVCQHLKLPDQYHSYFALFIVAQDEDNSIYFLRKLQDFESPFITNKHMHVIGSRVVLGRNYWDVGYDVKLMNNSVAMNLLYIQAVAEVQRGWILVTDELKNHLTTLQNYEKKREYVDIVRSLKYYGYIQFAPCLCDYPRSDTKVLVAIGRNELNLRILSDEGKREEMFKVSRMRCWRITTLQNGAERSEENDDFSLELSFEYLVAKNELQWITIISEQAILMSVCLQAMIDELLLKNDGGNKSQEVSQKSWTYVMRDGQSVIMGSSSNESEESKKNHRIKESSRSEPIMKKIADKLSIVKMKKSNDAKSNISNKPQGKYPLEHDVMENNAFRMIGDDDL; from the exons atGCATTTCTCTATACCAGATACACAAGAATTTATTGATACAGCTGGTAATACCTATGTG ggTTACAATATCCATATAAATGGTTTATTTCATTGTACAGTGAGATATAAACAACTACATAGTCTTCATGAGCAATTGACAAAGGATTTAAATATAAGTCTTCCATCATTCCCaccaaaaaaattttttcctttAACAACAAATCAACAAGAAGAACGTCGTTTTTCTTTGGAAAAATATATCCAGTCAATTGGACAAAATGCAGTGGTTAATAATTCAGGAATGTTAAATGGAT TATTGAATGCTCAACAAGAAACTGTAGGAGGACCATGCAATGATGAAGTTATGGATATTTTTCTCATAAATGGCAGCAAAATAATAGTCAATGTTTCCACAGGAGATCATTCTAGTAATGTTTTAAgg aaagTGTGTCAACATCTTAAACTACCAGACCAATATCATTCTTATTTTGCATTATTTATTGTTGCTCAAGATGAAGACAATAGTATTTATT tCTTGAGAAAATTACAAGATTTTGAATCCCcttttataacaaataaacaCATGCATGTTATAGGAAGTAGAGTTGTACTTGGGAGAAATTACTGGGATGTGGGGTATGATGTTAAACTAATGAATAATTCAGTGGCAATGAATTTGTTATATATACAAGCAGTTGCAGAAGTTCAAAGAGGCTGGATTcttgttacagatgaattgaaaaatcatttaactacattacaaaattatgaaaagaaaagagaa TATGTGGATATAGTCCGTAGTTTAAAATACTATGGTTATATTCAGTTTGCTCCATGCCTCTGTGACTATCCTCGTTCAGATACAAAAGTATTAGTTGCTATAGGAAGAAACGAATTGAATTTACGTATATTATCTGATGAAGGAAAACGTGAAGAAATGTTTAAAGTTTCACGAATGCGTTGTTGGCGTATAACTACACTACAAAAT gGAGCTGAAAGAAGCGAAGAAAATGACGATTTTAGCTTAGAGTTATCCTTTGAATATTTAGTAGCTAAAAATGAACTACAGTGGATTACAATTATTTCAGAACAAGCTATTTTAATGTCCGTATGTTTGCAAGCTATGATtgatgaattattattaaaaaatgatggTGGTAATAAATCTCAG GAAGTATCTCAAAAATCTTGGACGTATGTTATGAGAGATGGACAAAGTGTTATAATGGGATCAAGCTCCAATGAATCTGAAGAAAGTAAAAAG AATCATCGTATCAAAGAATCTTCGAGATCAGAAccaattatgaaaaaaattgcaGATAAATTATCAatagta
- the LOC114871576 gene encoding LOW QUALITY PROTEIN: 40S ribosomal protein S10-like (The sequence of the model RefSeq protein was modified relative to this genomic sequence to represent the inferred CDS: inserted 1 base in 1 codon) — protein sequence MLMPKKNRVAIYEYLFKEGVMVAKKDYHAPKHPELESIPNLQVIKAMQSLKSRGYVKEQFAWRHFYWYLTNEGIEYLRGYLHLPPEIVPSTLKRQTRSETTRPRPATGARSEASRPTEDRAGYRRGPGGPAGPGDKKXDVGAGTGDVEFRGGFGRGKPQ from the exons ATGTTGATGCCAAAAAAGAATCGTGTAGCAATCTACGAATATCTCTTTAAAGAAGGAGTTATGGTTGCAAAAAAGGATTACCATGCACCAAAACATCCAGAATTGGAATCTATTCCAAACCTTCAAGTTATTAAAGCAATGCAG TCTTTGAAATCTAGGGGATATGTGAAGGAACAATTTGCTTGGAGACATTTTTATTGGTACTTGACGAACGAAGGTATTGAATATTTGCGCGGATATTTGCATTTACCTCCAGAAATTGTACCTTCAACCCTTAAGAGACAAACTAGGTCAGAAACAACAAGGCCGCGACCTGCAACAGGTGCAAGAAGTGAAGCATCTAGGCCCACAGAAGATCGTGCTGGATATAGACGAGGACCCGGAGGACCAGCTGGTCCTGGTGATAAAA CTGATGTTGGTGCAGGTACAGGCGATGTTGAATTCCGCGGTGGTTTCGGCCGTGGTAAACcacaataa